ACGCCGCGATTCCGGCGCTGATCCTGGTCCTGGTGTCCGGGCTTTCGATGGTCGTCATACTGCGGCAGGAAGGCTACACCGAGGAGTGATCGCGTGATAGCGTTTCGCCTTGGATTCGTAAGGTAGGCAAAATCCCCCAGCGTGACCTCACAGGATCGTCGCCAGGATCATGCCGACCCCCGTCAAGATCCCGAGAACGACAAACAGCGCGTGCTCGAGGCGGATACCCTCCGGTTCGATAGAGCGCCCCTCGTTTTTGACTCCGTCCGGACCGACCTCGTCGACCTCGAACCGCCATTCGGATTCGACGTTGCTGGCTTCCTCGTCGCTGGCTTCCCTCTCGCTGGCTTCCTCGTCGCTAGCTTCCCTCTCGCTGGCTTCCTCGTCGCTCTCGTGTGTGTTGCCGCCTCCGTCCTGGGGACGATCACTCATCGCTCATACATCCTTACTGGGGCGTGCGTATAGGCGTGACGACCCGGCGTTCGTGCACGGGAATGATTAGGCGTTCGTGCACGGGAATGATTACGCCGGTTGTGGGTGGTGTATCCGAGTCGAAACGGTATTACGCCCGGCCGTCGGCGTGTGTGTATGGTCGAGAACGTGCTGTGGCCCGCGTACTTCGACGCGGCGCTGTCCCGGTCGGAGGGACGGCGCGTCCCGGTCGAACAGGCCGTAGAGGAGCCGGAGGTCGACGAGATCGCGACTGCGGTCCAGCAGGTCGGCTACGACGCGGTGATCGAACGCGACAAGGCCTACTCGCGGGAGTACCGCACCCGAGGTCGCGTCCTGGTTCAGGGTGCGACGGACGCCTCGAAGAACGATCTGGTGCAGGCGACGGCCGCCTACCTGAACCTGCTTCGGGAGGAGTAATGCACCGGCTCGGCACCGTCTCCCGGACCGCACAGGGGCTGGCCATTATCCAGTGTGACGCGGCCGACCCGCCCGACATCGGGGCGGAAGTCGTCGACGAGTCGCTGTCTCGGGTCGGTCGGGTCGTCGACGTCTTCGGACCGGTTTCGGCGCCGTACGTCGCGGTCACGACCGACGACCGGATCGACCTGGTCGATCTCGTCGGAGAGAAACTGTACGTGCGATGATCGGTTCTTCCAGACGGACGCGAACGGAAACCCACAAACGTCTCGACACCGAGCGGTAGAACATGGTTCCTCGCGAGTATCCGGCCGTCGGCTTCGCGGTCGCGATCTTCCTTCTCGTCCAGTTGGGCGCGCTGGCGCTGGTTCCGGGCTTTTTCGAGAGCGGTTACCAGGCGGTCGAAAACCCCGAAGACCCGGCCATCAGTCTCCTGTTTATCGGCGTCATCCTCGTGGCGACTGCGCTCATGCTCGCGGCGTTCAAGTACGATCTCGACCGCGTCGTCCGTGGGTTTATTCTGTTTGCGAGCGGGATGCTCGCGTGGTACGTTTTCAGCGTTCTCGTCCCGCCCGTCTACGCGTTGATCCCGGGAGTGTTGGTCGTGCTCGGGCTACTGTATCACCCGGAGTGGTACGTCATCGACCTCACTGGTGTCGTAATGGGAGCCGGCGCGGCAGGGCTGTTCGGGATCAGTTTCGGGCTGCTTCCGTGTATCCTGCTTTTGAGCGCGCTCGCGGTGTACGACGCGATCAGCGTCTACGGCACCGAACACATGCTCTCGCTGGCCGAGGGTGTAATGGAGCTGCGGATCCCGGTCGTCCTCGTCGTTCCGCTGTCGCTTTCATACTCGCTTCTGGATGACGATTTCGCCGGGCCGGAGGCGGGCGAAGAACAGACCCCCGAGGAGGGCGAGGAACAGATCCCGGATGAGGGCGAGGAACAGATCCCGGATGAGGGCGAGGAAGGTGAAGACGAGTCCCCACGACGGGACGCGTTCTTCATCGGCCTCGGCGACGCGGTGATGCCGGCGATCATGGTAGCCAGCGCCGCGTTCTTCTCGCCGGCGCCGAACTACGACGTCCCGATCATCGCGGTGAACCTGCCCGCGATCGGTGCGATGGTGGGCACGCTCCTGGGCTTGCTCGTGTTGCTCCGGTGGGTGATGCGCGGCCGGGCCCACGCCGGCCTCCCGCTTTTGAACGGCGGCGCGATCGGTGGCTATCTGCTCGCGTCGCTCGCGGCGGGGGTCACGCTCGCCGAGGCGCTCGGCGTCGCCGGATTCTTTTGAAGTCGCGGTCGGCACGTAGTCGCACAAGAGGTTAACTTCCGAGGTACTCCCCGGCGATCGCGGCGAGTTCCGACCGGAGCGCTCCGAGGTCGACTGTCGACTCGGGGTGGTGTAGTCGGCGGTGATGTCGCCTGAGCGCGTCTTCGAGCAGCCGTTCGTACAGCGAATCGACCGTCACCGGCGTGCCATGCGTTTCGAGGCGTCCCGCGATCCAGTCGAGTCGCGCGCCGGTCGCGTACTCCCGGGCGAACTCCGACGTGGACGCGGTGATCGGCTCCGGCGGTGATCCCGACTCGATGTCGAGGTCCGGATGGAGAAGCTTCCCCCGGGGACCGCGGGTGTTGCGGATCTCGATCCCGGCTGCGGGACCGTCGTACCACTGTGAGTCCGGTATCGCAGCCGGGGACGGATCGAAATCCCGCGGAGAAATCTCCTTGCGAACGGCGTTGATCGGCTCCAGTCCGAGGCGTTCGAAGACGCGGTCTGCGGCGTCGGGCGGCAGGAACCCGTCGTCGGACCACACCTCGACCCCCAGCACGGACGGCAGCCTGTCGAAGTCGTATTCGACAGTCAGTCGCTGGGTTGCGACGCCGAACAGGACCACAGATTCGACGTCCTCGACGGCCGCAACGAGTGCCTCCCTGTCGAGTCGTTCCCGCACGTGTCTGACCGCGTGTCGATACGCGTCCGGGACGTCGTCGTCCCCGAAAACGCGCTCGGCGTCGCCGAACCTGACGACGCCGGAGTGTTGGAGCTGGAACCGAAGCGGGGCGCCGTCGATCCACTCCCGGATCCACAGGTGTCCGCCCCCGAACAGCTCCCCGTCGACCGCCTCGAGATCCGGCGCCGGTGGGTACGGTCGCATGCTCGTTTCCGACGAGCGACCGCCGGACCCATATAGCCGTCGGCACGCTCCCGGTTGTGAGGGAAAGCGCTTTACTGCCCGGGGCCAGTGTCACGTCGTAGACGAAACCCCAGAATGACCGATCACGGAACTCCCGCCGGCGACGAGCGATCCGAGAGCCTGGTCGACTGGTATCGCGACATCCGTCTCCGGCTCTCGAGAGGTGTCGACCGATCGGCGATCGCCGGCGTCGGTCGTCGCGCGGCGGGCGCGGGCGAACGACTCGCCGACGTCGTCAAGGGGTCGTGGCTCTACCGCTGGCTCACCGCAGAACCCGAGCCGGACGTCATCGTGATCGACCTCCGGGAGACGTACACAGTCGGGCCGTTCATCCGCGTACTCGATTACCTCCTGGAACGCGCCGCAACGTCGGCCGAGGGATCTCGAGTCGTCTCCGGCGTGACGGCTGGCGTCGATCGCACCACTGCAGCCCCACTCCGCATCGGCGGCGCGGTCCTCGCGATCGCCGCGGCAGGTGGGCTGATCGCGAGCCTGCTATCGGGGGACATCTCGATGGCGGTCGGAGTCGGCTTCGTGGGACTGCTGCTCGTCGGCGCGCTGGCGACACGGGACGAACGGTCCTGGAAGGAACTGCGAGAGACGCGTCCCGTGCGACTGCTGGCTGCTGCGTTCGAACCGCCAGAGCCGCCTGGTTCCACGGAGCCGACCGAATCTACGGAGCCGACCGAATCTACGGAGCAGCTCGAAACAGCAGACCCGGGCCACGACAGTGAACGCACCGGGTGATCGACGTGCGGGTGACGATTCTTGGGACCGGCGCCGCGCTCGCGACGGGCGACCGCGTCCAGACGGGTCTGCTCGTGGATGTTAGCGGCTCGACGCTACTCGTCGACTGCGGGAGCGGCGTCCTCCACCGTCTCGCGGGTGTCGGTCGTGATCCAACCGAAATCGACGCCGTCCTGCTTTCCCACACACACCTCGATCACGTCTCGGACCTCCCGGGACTCGTGAAAGCGCGCTGGATGATCGATCAGTCACCGACCCAAATTATCGGCCCCCCGGGCACCCCCGACGACGTCGGTCCGCTGTTCGAGATCGACGGTCAGTCCGACCGAGTCGAGGTCAGTTCCTTCGAGACCGGCGCAAAACCGGGAGATCGGATCGAAATCGACGTTCCGGGAACGACTTGTGAAAGCGTTTCCGCGACGCCGACGGTTCATTCCAGACAGGGTGTGGGCTATCGATTCGGTACCCGGTTCGGCTTTGCCGGCGACACGGAAGCGAGCGCGACACTGCTCGCGTTCTTCGACGGGGTCGACGTGCTCGTCCACGACTGCGCGTTCCCCTCTGGTGGGGAGCCGGACAACCATCCGACGCCGGAGGCGCTCGCCGAGGCTCTCGAGAGCGCTGATCCCGACATCGATCGGCTGTATCTAACCCACCTGTATCCGGACGCCGCGTGCCGCGCGGACGAAGCGCGGGAAATCGTCGCCGAGGCGACCGACGCAGCGGTCCACGTCGCCGACGATACGGACGACGTCGTGGAATGAGGGCGATCACAGATATTGTTGTACGCTGCTGTCGAGCAGCGGGAGTATCCTTCGACTATCGATCGCGGATCCGTTCGGATGCCCGGTCGAGATCCGCCGGGCGGTTGACGTTCAGTCGCCATCCGCCCAGCGACGCGAGGTCGATTGCCTCCACCCGTGCGCCGGCCGCACAGAGGACGTCGACGGCGTCGGAGAGTTCGTACTCGCCGCGATCGCTCGGCCGGAGCAGCGACAGCGCCGAAAAGATCTCGGTGGGGAGTACATAACAGCCCGCGCTGGCGAGCGTCGACGGGGGATTCTCCGGCTTCTCGACGACGCCGCAGACGCGGACTGCTCCGTCGCCGCCGGGTGAATCGACCGGTTCGAACACCCCTGTCTCCGTCGCGTCTTCGAGCGACAGTCGTTCCGCGAGCGCTGTCACTGCGGCGTCGCTTTCGGCGTGTCGATCGAGCAGTTCGCCGAAGTCGAACGCCGAATCGAACACGTTGTCCCCGTTTACGAGCAAGAATTCCCCGTCCACGAACGGTTCCGAAAGCGACACTGCGTGACCGAGCCCGAGCCTGTCGCGCTGGTGGACGTACTGAAGGTCGAGCTCCCGATAGGAGTCGCCGTACCGGGCGACGACATCGCTGGCCCGGTAGCCGACCACGACGACCGCCTCCTCGATCCCGGCGGCGAGCAACTGGTCGAAAATGCGGGTCAAGAGCGGCGTCCCGTCGACCGCGAGCAATCCCTTCGGGCGCTCGCGAGTGAGCGGACGGAGCCGGGTCCCCTCCCCTGCCGCGGGGACGACAGCCTGTCGGATCATCGATCGATCCAACAACCGCGACGGTGTTGTCCCTTTCGCTCGCCGGGCAAACGACCGGATCGTCCTGACCAGCCTCCGGCTACTGGACCGGTGGTTGAAGCTCTCCGAGTTTCCGGATCCGGTAAAAGCGCACGTACCGGGCGACCCCACGCCACAGACCGACTGCGACGGCCGCACCCACGGCGTTTACGACCATGTCGCGGGTGCTGTAGGTCCGCTCTGGAACGGTCGCCTGAACGAGTTCGACGCCGGCCCCGTAGCCGACTGCGACCAGGAACACGACCGACAGGATCTGCCAGTCCGGTCGGGGAGAGTCGTGGAGCGCGTACGCGAGCACCAGCGCGAGCCCGCCATACGCCAGGAGATGCATCCACTTGCTGAACGGGAGGACCCCAAACGGCCCGGTTCTGAAGGCGTCGCCGCCCGGCATCGGGATGATGGAGTAGTAGAGAATCGTCCCCATTACCGCAGCCACGAGCGCCAGCCGAACCCAGCGCGGGAAAAGCGGGAGTCGGTACCGGCGGGATCGCATACTCGCAGGTGGTTCGGCCCGCCACTTAAACCACCGATCTCGGTGACGGGCGCGCCGAACATCGTTCCCCCAAACGGTAAGCGATCGCCCCGCGAACCGGTTCTCGTGACGTGGACGCGCCGGAGCATTGCGATCGCGCTCGTCGGGGGAGTGATCGTTCTCGCGGTCGCCGCCGGAGGGCTGTACCTCGAACTCGGCCAGGGTCCCGACCCGGCGGCGCTGTCGGCGGTCGAGGACGATCCGGACGTGACCGTCACTCACACCGTCGGCGGCCACCTGGTTCACTCCGGACCCGTTTCGTCCGACACGACGGGGATCGTGCTGTATCCGGGGGGACTGGTCGATCCGGAGAGTTACGTCCCGACCGCCGCAGCGATCGCCGCCGGGCACGACGTCGCCGTCGTCATTCCGAAGATGCCGTACAACCTGGCGATACTCGACGTCGACCGCGCAGGGTCGGCCCGCGACGCAGCCCCGGAGATCCGAGACTGGTACGTCGCCGGCCACTCGCTGGGCGGCGTGGCCGCCTGTCGGTACGCCGTCGCAAACCCGGAGGTGGTCGAGGGGATCGTGCTGTTCGCCTCCTACTGCGATCGCGACCTCTCCGACACTGATATCCGGGCGCTGTCGGTTTTGGGTACCGAAGACGAGGTACTCGATCGGGACGCCGAACACCGAAACCGGGAGCTGCTTCCAGCGAGTGCACGGATCGTCGAAATCGAGGGGATGAACCACGCACAGTTCGGTGCCTACGGGTCACAGCGTGGTGACGGCACCGCAACCATCGAAAACGAGGCGGCGAGAGCACAGCTCGCAGCCGAAGTGGTCGCCTGGCTGGAAGATCGAAAAACCGACGATTGAAGCCCTTCAACAGTCGGAGAGACCGATCCCCATATCAGGGGAGCTCGTCCGTTTCGATGGCGAACTCCTCGCGGGGCTGGCCGGTGCAGGTGAGGACGTACCCCTCCTCGATCTCGTCGTCGTCGAGGTAGTCGTTGCTCGTCATTTCGACGAGTTCGTGGCCGTCGCCGTCGACCTTCGCGGTACACTGGCCACAGACGCCGACTTCACACTGGTAGGGAAGATCCCAGCCCTGGTCGAGCCCGGCGTACAGCAGTTCCTCGTCTTCCGCCACCGGAATCGTCTCGCCCTCATTCAGGAACTCGATGTCGTACCCAGTACCGTCGTCCTCGCCAGTATCGGCATCGTCGTCATCCTGGTCTGCGCCGTCGCCCGGCTCCTCCGTCTCCTGAAGGTATTCAGGTTCCTCGAACAGGCCGATACAGCCGGCCGTCCCGGCAGCTGCGGCACCGGAGATGGCGGCCAGCAGTTTCCGGCGCTGTGTTTTACAGCCGCTGCGACCGTCACAGCCGGCACCGTTTCCACCGTCACACTCGCTCGCTTCCGGTACGTGGGGCGTTTCCCCCGGGGAACTCTCGTCCATTATGTTCGTGACTTGGCTTCTGTTTATTTCGGGGTTCGGTTGAATATGACAGTGGTTTAAATACCTCCGTCGGGTCGTCGGTCCGACGCACGGACTCACCGCGCACCGGTATCGCGTGTGGACGTGCGTCCTCGGAACCGACATTATAAGTCGACGGCTCCCGGCCCCAGTACCATGGGTCTGGAGGACTTCAGCGACTTCTCGGCGGACGACGAGGACGGTTCCGACGGGGACAACTCCGGCAGGAATTCCTCCGACGGGTCGGAGGGTACGTCGGAGACTCTCGAGGAGGAACCGGAGTCGACCGCGAGCAGCTTCCAGCGGTACGCAATGGAGCCGGTCGGCGACGACGCCGGGCTGGGGACGATATCCGTCTCCCAGGGCCTCCGTGTCGCGGAAGACGGCGACGAGACGACGCTCCGTGCGTTCATCACGACCGGGAACCGGGAGTCCGTCCGGATCGGAACGTACCTCCTCGTGCCGTATCCGGACGACGAACGGCTGTTCTGTCGGATCACGGCCCTGGAGTACGCCCAGGAGTTCCAGTCGGACGACGCGACCGAGATCCACGCCAGACGACAGATGCGACGCGACGAGTTCGAGGAGCGCGATTACAAGTTCACGGCGACGCTGGAACCGGTCGCCGTGCTCTTCGAGGACGAAAGCGACAGTTCGAAAGGGGCGGACGGATCGAGCGACGAGGGGCCGGAACTGAAGCGGCGGATGACCGATCGAGTGCCGAAACCCGGGGCAGTCGTCCGGGAAGCCACCGACGCGACAGACATCAAGACCGGTCTCAACATCCCCGAGGAGGGCGTCTTTTTGGGTCATCTCTCCGTCGGCGGCGAGAAGATCCGGACCGCCGCGGAGCCACCGACAGTCGATTATCGGATCGCCGACGACTACGCCGACGGGGATCCGCTGGTGTTTCGCCACACGCTCGTCGCCGGCGGCACCGGCTCCGGGAAGACGCACGCCTCGAAGAACGTCCTTCGGCAGTATCTCGCCGAGGACAGGCGATACCCGATGGACGACGGTCGACGGGTGGCTCCGGCGCTGGTGCAGTTCGACCCGCAAGACGAGTACGCCCAGATGCACGACGACAACCCCGAGATGGACGACGCGTTCCGGCGGCGGCTCGACAGGGAGGGAGTCGATTACGGCGGATACGACGACACGGTCGCGTTGATCCCGACCGAGGCGGGCGTCGAGTACGGCGGCGGCACTCACCGCGCCGAACAGCTCCGGTTTACGATCCCGTTTTCGATCGTCGACGAGTACGACATGCCGTGGCTGGTCGCGGGCGCGTCGCTCAACGACAACCAGTACGGGGCACTCACGCACCTGCTCTCGCGGTTCTTCCGACAGACAGGTGGCGCGGGAACCTATCGGGAGTTCTGTACCTTCCTGGACGACCCCGCGCTGAAGGAGGAACTCGACGAAACTGGACGGGTTCACGAGGCGACCTTCGACGCCGTGAAGCGTCGCGTTCACGGAGTGCCCTCGGGCGTGTTCGACGGCGACGCGGCGCCGATAACCGACCTCGATCACGAACTCGTCCGTCCCGGAGGGCTGTCGGTCGTGCCGACGTATCACCTCTCCTCGAGCCGGGCGAAAGAGCTCGTCGTGCTCGCGGTCTCGACGATGCTCGTGGACGACAAGCTCTCGAACAGCCCGAACAGCGAGCGCATCAAGCGGACGCCGATGATCCTCGGGATGGACGAGGCCCACAACTTCCTTTCGGAGGCCGACAACGTCCAGGCCCGGAAGGTTGTCCAGAAGTTCACCGAGGCGGCAAAGCAGGGCCGAAAGGAGCGGCTCGGCCTGTTTCTCATCACCCAGGACCCCCAGGACGTCGCCGAACCGGTGTTCAAGCAGGTGAACACGAAGGTCGTGCTCAACCTCGGCGACGAGGACGCCATCCAGAGCGTGAACATTCCGGCGAACCTCCAGCAGAAGGTGCCGTACATGGAGAAAGGCCAGATGGTCGTGTACTCGCCGGACAACTCTGACCCCGTCGAACTCATCGGGCTTTCGACGTGTCTGACCCGCCACGGGGATTGATCCGTCGTCGGGATGCGCGTGCGGCGATTTTCTCGCCACTTATTTTAAAATCCCCACCCGTTTTTGTAGCCGGACGGCGAACTGCCACACATGGTAGAACACGTGGTGATCGGGGTCGACGAGTCCGCGAAATCGAGAGCTGCAGTCCAGTTCGTCGTCGACGAGTGGGACGAGCTGAAAGTGACTCTCGTTCACGTGCTCAATCCCGGCGAGGCGGCAAGCGGCGGGAGCGTCGGTGGGTTCCCGTCGGGCGCCGAAGACTGGTACGAGGACGCAAACGAACGTGGACACCGGTATCTCTCGGACGCTGCTGAGACGATTCCCGACGGGTTCGAGGTGGACACCCGGGTCGAACTCGGCTCGCCGGCCGAACGGATCGTCGCCGTCGCCGAAGAGGAGGGCGCCGATCACATAGTCCTCGGGAGCCACGGTCGAAGCGGGGTTTCGCGGTTGCTGCTCGGGAGCGTCGCCGAACGGGTCGTTCGAACCTCGCCGGTTCCGGTGACGGTGATCAGGTAACTCCAACCGGACGCCAGCCTACTCTTCTTCGCGTGTTGCTTCCGTTTTCGGGCGGCTCGATCGCCGATCTCGGTGATCTGTATCGTGATCTCCGTGACCCTCCCTGTAGCTGAGCTCACGCTGTGGGTACGGGATGTCGATCCCCTCCTCGGAAAAGCGGTCGCTGATCGCGGCGATCAGTTCGCCGCGAGCCCTGGCCATCTCCCGGGGTGTGGGTTCCTCGACCCAGAGTCGAACGACGAACACCACTGCCGAGTCGTCGAACCGATCGATCACGACCTCCGGGGACGAGCCCGGAAACTCCTCGACGTCGACGAGGTCGCGTGCGACCGACAGCGCGACCTCCCGTGCGTGCTCGATGTCAACGCCGTAGTCAATCCCGACCTCGACTTCCGTCCGGAGCCGACCGTTCCGGGATCGGTTGGCGAGGATCTCGTTGCCGATGACGTCGTTCGGGACGACGACGTATTCCCCGTCGAACGCCTGGATTCGCGTACTCATCATCGTGATGTCGGTGACGATCCCCTCGTCGCCGTCGACGGCGACCCAGTCGCCGATCTCGAACGGGCGAGAGAACATGAGGACGAAGCCGGCGATCATCGATCCGAACGTCTTCCGCGCTGCCAGCCCGACCACGATCCCCAGGAACCCTGCGCCGACGAGTAGCCCGGCGATGTCGACGTTCCAGACGCCGAGTATCACGATGATCCCTCCGCCCCACAGTGTGAGCTGTGTCACGCGGAGGCTCACCTCGCGCTGGTGCCGGGTCAGCGCGTCGCTTTCGTCGGTAATATCATCGAGCAGTCGACCGGCGATCCCGGTGAACACCTGGACTGCGATCAGGACGATTATCGTGACGATCAGCTGGGGGGCGCGATCGTCGAGCCGGAGCACGCCGAACTGATCGAGAAGCGCCTCCGTCTGTCCCCAGATGTCCGCTAATGCAAGCGCCGTGAGGATCACGAGTCCGACGATCACCGCCGAACTCACCAGATCGACGCCAACAGGATGGAGTCGGCGGATGACCCGGCGACGTATGCTGCGAACCAGATACGCAAGGGCAATCGCCACCATCGGCACTATCACGGTGGCGAGCAGCTTCAGTTCCCAGGACGGGAATAGTTCCTGTAGTCCGAACATTCGATCGTGAGTTCCTGTCTTCGACGTCGTCTCTCGAAACCGCTGGCGGGGACTGTTCGCGTGGCGAAGGGAGTGGATTCGGGAGTACTCGGCCGTGAGTACACATGTATCCTCCGATATCGATGGACGAAAAGGCGGTGTCACCTGGCGTGAATCGACCCGGCGACTGAGAACAGTAGGTTTGAGTAGTTGCCTCGGGTTCTCCAGGGTATGGAGACGCACGGAACGACCGATCCCGACGATGGGGAAGTCGACTCCGGCGAACCGCTCCCCCGTCGGATCGCCGGACGGATCGCCGGGAGCGGGCGCGTTCCGACCTCGCTGCGGGCGGCGCTGGACCACTACGCCGACACGGGACGGCCCGCAATCGGGTCGATCCGAGCCCATCGCCGGGCCGAAGACCGGGTCGACGAAATCGTCGACGAGGCGTTCGGCGACGTCGAGCGAGCGATCGCGGCGGAGTTCGACCGGGGGGCCGAGGAGGTGACGTTCGACTACGGCACCAAACTCACGATGCCGGTCGAGTTGACGCTCGCACACGTATACGCCGATCGGGACGAACGCGGAGACGCCACCGTCGAAACCGCGGAGGCGGTCAC
The Halalkaliarchaeum desulfuricum DNA segment above includes these coding regions:
- a CDS encoding alpha/beta hydrolase; the encoded protein is MTWTRRSIAIALVGGVIVLAVAAGGLYLELGQGPDPAALSAVEDDPDVTVTHTVGGHLVHSGPVSSDTTGIVLYPGGLVDPESYVPTAAAIAAGHDVAVVIPKMPYNLAILDVDRAGSARDAAPEIRDWYVAGHSLGGVAACRYAVANPEVVEGIVLFASYCDRDLSDTDIRALSVLGTEDEVLDRDAEHRNRELLPASARIVEIEGMNHAQFGAYGSQRGDGTATIENEAARAQLAAEVVAWLEDRKTDD
- a CDS encoding H/ACA ribonucleoprotein complex subunit GAR1; amino-acid sequence: MHRLGTVSRTAQGLAIIQCDAADPPDIGAEVVDESLSRVGRVVDVFGPVSAPYVAVTTDDRIDLVDLVGEKLYVR
- a CDS encoding universal stress protein, translating into MVEHVVIGVDESAKSRAAVQFVVDEWDELKVTLVHVLNPGEAASGGSVGGFPSGAEDWYEDANERGHRYLSDAAETIPDGFEVDTRVELGSPAERIVAVAEEEGADHIVLGSHGRSGVSRLLLGSVAERVVRTSPVPVTVIR
- a CDS encoding VanZ family protein, giving the protein MRSRRYRLPLFPRWVRLALVAAVMGTILYYSIIPMPGGDAFRTGPFGVLPFSKWMHLLAYGGLALVLAYALHDSPRPDWQILSVVFLVAVGYGAGVELVQATVPERTYSTRDMVVNAVGAAVAVGLWRGVARYVRFYRIRKLGELQPPVQ
- a CDS encoding presenilin family intramembrane aspartyl protease PSH, coding for MVPREYPAVGFAVAIFLLVQLGALALVPGFFESGYQAVENPEDPAISLLFIGVILVATALMLAAFKYDLDRVVRGFILFASGMLAWYVFSVLVPPVYALIPGVLVVLGLLYHPEWYVIDLTGVVMGAGAAGLFGISFGLLPCILLLSALAVYDAISVYGTEHMLSLAEGVMELRIPVVLVVPLSLSYSLLDDDFAGPEAGEEQTPEEGEEQIPDEGEEQIPDEGEEGEDESPRRDAFFIGLGDAVMPAIMVASAAFFSPAPNYDVPIIAVNLPAIGAMVGTLLGLLVLLRWVMRGRAHAGLPLLNGGAIGGYLLASLAAGVTLAEALGVAGFF
- a CDS encoding sugar phosphate nucleotidyltransferase; the protein is MIRQAVVPAAGEGTRLRPLTRERPKGLLAVDGTPLLTRIFDQLLAAGIEEAVVVVGYRASDVVARYGDSYRELDLQYVHQRDRLGLGHAVSLSEPFVDGEFLLVNGDNVFDSAFDFGELLDRHAESDAAVTALAERLSLEDATETGVFEPVDSPGGDGAVRVCGVVEKPENPPSTLASAGCYVLPTEIFSALSLLRPSDRGEYELSDAVDVLCAAGARVEAIDLASLGGWRLNVNRPADLDRASERIRDR
- a CDS encoding MBL fold metallo-hydrolase, producing the protein MIDVRVTILGTGAALATGDRVQTGLLVDVSGSTLLVDCGSGVLHRLAGVGRDPTEIDAVLLSHTHLDHVSDLPGLVKARWMIDQSPTQIIGPPGTPDDVGPLFEIDGQSDRVEVSSFETGAKPGDRIEIDVPGTTCESVSATPTVHSRQGVGYRFGTRFGFAGDTEASATLLAFFDGVDVLVHDCAFPSGGEPDNHPTPEALAEALESADPDIDRLYLTHLYPDAACRADEAREIVAEATDAAVHVADDTDDVVE
- a CDS encoding mechanosensitive ion channel family protein, with product MFGLQELFPSWELKLLATVIVPMVAIALAYLVRSIRRRVIRRLHPVGVDLVSSAVIVGLVILTALALADIWGQTEALLDQFGVLRLDDRAPQLIVTIIVLIAVQVFTGIAGRLLDDITDESDALTRHQREVSLRVTQLTLWGGGIIVILGVWNVDIAGLLVGAGFLGIVVGLAARKTFGSMIAGFVLMFSRPFEIGDWVAVDGDEGIVTDITMMSTRIQAFDGEYVVVPNDVIGNEILANRSRNGRLRTEVEVGIDYGVDIEHAREVALSVARDLVDVEEFPGSSPEVVIDRFDDSAVVFVVRLWVEEPTPREMARARGELIAAISDRFSEEGIDIPYPQRELSYREGHGDHDTDHRDRRSSRPKTEATREEE
- a CDS encoding DUF7312 domain-containing protein; translated protein: MSDRPQDGGGNTHESDEEASEREASDEEASEREASDEEASNVESEWRFEVDEVGPDGVKNEGRSIEPEGIRLEHALFVVLGILTGVGMILATIL
- a CDS encoding ATP-binding protein; the encoded protein is MGLEDFSDFSADDEDGSDGDNSGRNSSDGSEGTSETLEEEPESTASSFQRYAMEPVGDDAGLGTISVSQGLRVAEDGDETTLRAFITTGNRESVRIGTYLLVPYPDDERLFCRITALEYAQEFQSDDATEIHARRQMRRDEFEERDYKFTATLEPVAVLFEDESDSSKGADGSSDEGPELKRRMTDRVPKPGAVVREATDATDIKTGLNIPEEGVFLGHLSVGGEKIRTAAEPPTVDYRIADDYADGDPLVFRHTLVAGGTGSGKTHASKNVLRQYLAEDRRYPMDDGRRVAPALVQFDPQDEYAQMHDDNPEMDDAFRRRLDREGVDYGGYDDTVALIPTEAGVEYGGGTHRAEQLRFTIPFSIVDEYDMPWLVAGASLNDNQYGALTHLLSRFFRQTGGAGTYREFCTFLDDPALKEELDETGRVHEATFDAVKRRVHGVPSGVFDGDAAPITDLDHELVRPGGLSVVPTYHLSSSRAKELVVLAVSTMLVDDKLSNSPNSERIKRTPMILGMDEAHNFLSEADNVQARKVVQKFTEAAKQGRKERLGLFLITQDPQDVAEPVFKQVNTKVVLNLGDEDAIQSVNIPANLQQKVPYMEKGQMVVYSPDNSDPVELIGLSTCLTRHGD
- the srp19 gene encoding signal recognition particle subunit SRP19, whose amino-acid sequence is MVENVLWPAYFDAALSRSEGRRVPVEQAVEEPEVDEIATAVQQVGYDAVIERDKAYSREYRTRGRVLVQGATDASKNDLVQATAAYLNLLREE
- a CDS encoding 2Fe-2S iron-sulfur cluster-binding protein, whose protein sequence is MDESSPGETPHVPEASECDGGNGAGCDGRSGCKTQRRKLLAAISGAAAAGTAGCIGLFEEPEYLQETEEPGDGADQDDDDADTGEDDGTGYDIEFLNEGETIPVAEDEELLYAGLDQGWDLPYQCEVGVCGQCTAKVDGDGHELVEMTSNDYLDDDEIEEGYVLTCTGQPREEFAIETDELP